Proteins encoded together in one Aeromonas encheleia window:
- a CDS encoding ABC transporter permease: MNANTYYIAFKSILTKEVVRFTRIWLQTLVPPAITMSLYFVIFGNLIGSRIGDMGGFSYMEFIVPGLIMMSVITNSYSNVASSFFSAKFQRNVEELLVAPVPNYIIIAGYVGGGVARGLCVGLIVTLVSLFFVPLQIHHLFSVCFTVLLTSILFSLGGLINAVFAKTFDDISIIPTFVLTPLTYLGGVFYSITLLPPFWQGVSQVNPIIYMVNAFRYGFLGISDVPLGTAYLIIIGFIVALYGLAWWLISRGTGLRH; this comes from the coding sequence ATGAACGCCAACACCTATTACATCGCCTTCAAGAGCATACTGACCAAGGAAGTGGTCCGCTTCACCCGGATCTGGTTGCAGACCCTGGTGCCGCCGGCCATCACCATGAGCCTCTACTTCGTCATCTTCGGCAACCTCATAGGTTCGCGCATCGGTGACATGGGGGGCTTCAGCTACATGGAGTTCATCGTGCCCGGCCTCATCATGATGTCGGTCATCACCAACTCCTACTCCAACGTCGCCTCCTCCTTCTTCAGCGCCAAGTTCCAGCGCAACGTGGAGGAGCTGCTGGTGGCACCGGTGCCGAACTACATCATCATCGCCGGTTACGTGGGCGGTGGCGTGGCGCGTGGCCTCTGCGTCGGCCTCATCGTCACCCTGGTGTCGCTGTTCTTCGTGCCTTTGCAGATCCACCACCTGTTCAGCGTCTGCTTCACCGTGCTGCTGACCTCGATCCTGTTCTCCCTGGGCGGGCTCATCAACGCGGTGTTTGCCAAGACCTTCGACGACATCAGCATCATCCCCACCTTCGTGCTGACGCCGCTCACCTACCTCGGCGGGGTCTTCTACTCCATCACGCTGCTGCCGCCGTTCTGGCAGGGGGTCTCCCAGGTGAACCCCATCATCTACATGGTGAACGCGTTCCGTTACGGCTTCCTCGGTATCTCCGACGTGCCGCTCGGCACCGCCTACCTCATCATCATCGGCTTCATCGTCGCGCTCTACGGCCTGGCCTGGTGGCTGATCTCCCGTGGTACCGGGCTGCGGCACTGA
- the hrpB gene encoding ATP-dependent helicase HrpB — protein sequence MSQLPIVSVLSGLFDAIDHHASVILQAPPGAGKSTLLPLELVRQARLPGRIIMLEPRRLAARNIAGFLARQLGEKVGERIGLRVRGESRVSAQTRLEIVTEGVLTRMLQQDPELPGVSLIIFDEFHERSLHADTALAFAIESQQGLRDDLKLLIMSATLDGMALESLLPDAPVIRSEGRGFPIDYHYRPANRQQWLEPQLGAVVLEALASHAGSALVFLPGQGEIERLAQWLAGRLPDDVRLAPLYGRLDMAAQQAAIEPAPAGSRKLVLTTNVAETSLTIEGVSVVIDSGLERSASFDLKSGVTRLETRQIARASATQRAGRAGRLGPGVCYRLWSGEVQERLAEQSPPDILTQELTGLLLDAAQWGARVESLPLLDMPPAAALAGAQRLLVALGAMQPGSDQQLTPQGRAMAALGTHPRLARLLLRARELEAEGLTGIVADAAYLVALLEEDLRGSERLSVLFHRRLGALRQGAARWFERLGVRPGSAPREAQGQWLGLLCALAWPDRIGKLRSATRYQLSGGVSCDLVEGHPCQGQGALIAIEMGQNERGSRIFIAEPVELDELVRLLPELVSERQWFDWDEREARVRAERQQVLGELVLSQRPLTELSDEQKGRCLLQGIRRKGLHVLPWDEQSEGLLARLRCAADWLPDEGWPAMDDESLLARLEEWLLPALSGMTRLEQLKRLNLVDILRQSLPWPLPRRLDEALPSHFAAPTGSRVRIRYQPGQAPVIPVRIQEMFGQASTPCVADGRVALVVELLSPAQRPLQITADLAAFWAGSYALVKKEMKGRYPRHYWPDNPLEAMPTRVTKKKMGM from the coding sequence TTGTCCCAACTCCCCATCGTTTCGGTGCTGTCCGGGCTGTTTGATGCCATCGACCACCACGCCAGCGTGATCCTGCAGGCGCCGCCCGGCGCGGGCAAGTCGACCCTGCTGCCGCTGGAGCTGGTGCGCCAGGCCCGCTTGCCCGGTCGGATCATCATGCTGGAGCCCCGTCGGCTGGCGGCGCGCAACATCGCCGGCTTTCTGGCCCGCCAACTCGGCGAGAAGGTGGGGGAGCGCATCGGCCTGCGGGTGCGCGGCGAGAGCCGAGTCAGTGCCCAGACCCGGCTGGAGATAGTGACCGAGGGGGTGCTGACCCGGATGTTGCAGCAGGATCCCGAGCTCCCTGGCGTCTCCCTGATCATCTTCGATGAATTCCACGAGCGCAGCCTGCATGCCGACACCGCCCTGGCCTTCGCCATCGAGAGCCAGCAGGGGCTGCGCGACGATCTCAAGTTGCTGATCATGTCCGCCACCCTGGATGGCATGGCGCTGGAGAGCCTGCTGCCGGACGCCCCCGTCATCCGCTCCGAGGGGCGCGGCTTCCCCATCGACTATCACTATCGTCCTGCCAATCGTCAGCAGTGGCTGGAGCCCCAGCTGGGCGCCGTGGTGCTGGAGGCGCTGGCCAGCCACGCCGGCAGCGCCCTGGTGTTCCTGCCGGGGCAGGGGGAGATAGAGCGGCTGGCCCAGTGGCTGGCGGGACGGCTGCCCGATGACGTGCGCCTCGCGCCGCTCTATGGCCGCCTCGACATGGCGGCGCAGCAGGCCGCCATCGAGCCGGCGCCTGCGGGCAGTCGCAAGCTGGTGCTCACCACCAATGTGGCGGAGACCTCCCTCACCATAGAGGGGGTCTCGGTCGTCATCGACAGCGGGCTGGAGCGGAGCGCCTCCTTCGATCTGAAGAGCGGTGTCACCCGGCTGGAGACCCGCCAGATCGCCAGGGCCTCCGCCACCCAGCGGGCGGGCCGCGCGGGTCGTCTCGGTCCGGGTGTCTGCTACCGACTGTGGAGCGGCGAGGTGCAGGAGCGCCTCGCCGAGCAGAGCCCACCGGACATCCTGACCCAGGAGCTGACCGGCCTGCTGCTGGATGCCGCCCAGTGGGGGGCCAGGGTGGAGAGCCTGCCGCTGCTGGATATGCCCCCCGCCGCCGCGCTGGCCGGCGCCCAGCGTCTGCTGGTGGCCCTCGGGGCCATGCAGCCGGGCAGCGATCAACAACTCACCCCCCAGGGCAGAGCCATGGCGGCGCTCGGCACTCATCCCCGGCTGGCGCGCCTGCTGCTGCGGGCTCGGGAGCTGGAAGCCGAGGGTCTGACAGGGATTGTCGCCGATGCCGCTTATCTGGTGGCGCTGCTGGAAGAGGATCTGCGAGGATCCGAGCGCCTCTCGGTGCTGTTCCACCGCCGCCTGGGAGCCCTGCGTCAGGGCGCCGCCCGCTGGTTCGAGCGGCTCGGGGTGCGGCCCGGCTCTGCACCACGGGAGGCTCAGGGGCAGTGGCTGGGGCTGCTGTGCGCCCTCGCCTGGCCGGATCGGATCGGCAAGTTGCGCAGCGCCACCCGCTATCAACTCAGTGGTGGGGTGAGCTGCGATCTGGTAGAAGGTCATCCATGCCAGGGACAAGGCGCCCTGATCGCCATCGAGATGGGGCAGAACGAGCGCGGCAGCCGCATCTTCATCGCCGAGCCAGTGGAGCTGGACGAGCTGGTCCGCCTGCTGCCCGAGCTGGTGAGCGAGCGCCAGTGGTTCGACTGGGACGAGCGGGAGGCGCGGGTGCGGGCCGAGCGCCAGCAGGTGCTCGGCGAACTGGTGCTGAGCCAGCGGCCGCTGACCGAGCTGTCGGACGAGCAGAAGGGGCGCTGCCTGCTGCAGGGCATTCGCCGCAAGGGGTTGCACGTGCTGCCCTGGGATGAGCAGAGTGAAGGGCTGCTGGCCCGCCTGCGCTGCGCTGCCGACTGGTTGCCGGATGAGGGCTGGCCCGCCATGGACGACGAGAGCCTGCTGGCCCGGCTGGAAGAGTGGTTATTGCCTGCCCTGAGTGGCATGACCCGGCTGGAGCAGCTGAAGCGGCTCAACCTGGTGGACATATTGCGCCAGTCCCTGCCCTGGCCGCTGCCGAGGCGGCTGGACGAGGCACTGCCGAGTCACTTTGCCGCACCGACCGGCAGCCGGGTGCGGATCCGCTATCAGCCGGGTCAGGCGCCGGTGATCCCGGTGCGGATCCAGGAGATGTTCGGCCAGGCCAGCACCCCCTGCGTGGCCGATGGCCGGGTGGCGCTGGTGGTGGAGCTGCTCTCGCCGGCCCAGCGGCCGCTGCAGATCACCGCCGATCTGGCCGCCTTCTGGGCCGGCTCCTATGCGCTGGTGAAGAAAGAGATGAAGGGGCGCTATCCCCGTCACTACTGGCCGGACAATCCCCTCGAGGCGATGCCGACCCGGGTGACCAAGAAGAAGATGGGCATGTAG
- the panB gene encoding 3-methyl-2-oxobutanoate hydroxymethyltransferase, whose amino-acid sequence MSKITTTSLLKMKQDGQKITAITAYDASFAKLFDDEGAQVLLIGDSLGMVLQGGEDTLAVSMDEMVYHTRCVVRGTSKALVVSDMPFMSYATPEQTYQNAARLMAAGARMVKMEGGDWLCDSIRHLTRNGVPVCAHLGLTPQSVHVFGGFKVQGRDEFHAQEIYRQALELQAAGIQLLVLECVPVSLAERITKALRIPVIGIGAGPATDGQILVMHDAFGITSGYVPKFTKNFLAETGDLHAAVRLYVKQVSEGTFPGPEHCFN is encoded by the coding sequence ATGAGCAAGATCACCACCACCAGCCTGCTGAAGATGAAGCAGGACGGACAAAAAATCACCGCCATCACCGCCTATGACGCCAGCTTCGCCAAGCTGTTCGACGACGAGGGCGCCCAGGTGCTGCTGATCGGCGATTCCCTGGGCATGGTGCTGCAAGGGGGAGAAGACACCCTGGCGGTCAGCATGGACGAGATGGTCTACCACACCCGCTGCGTGGTGCGTGGCACCAGCAAGGCGCTGGTGGTCAGCGACATGCCGTTCATGAGCTACGCCACCCCGGAGCAGACCTACCAGAACGCCGCCCGGCTGATGGCCGCCGGTGCCCGCATGGTGAAGATGGAAGGGGGGGACTGGTTGTGTGACAGCATCCGCCACCTGACCCGCAACGGCGTCCCGGTCTGTGCTCACCTGGGCCTGACCCCGCAATCCGTGCACGTGTTTGGCGGCTTCAAGGTACAGGGCCGCGATGAGTTCCACGCCCAGGAGATCTACCGCCAGGCGCTCGAGCTGCAAGCGGCCGGGATCCAGCTGCTGGTGCTGGAATGCGTGCCGGTCAGCCTGGCCGAGCGCATCACCAAGGCGCTGCGCATCCCGGTGATCGGCATAGGTGCCGGCCCGGCCACCGATGGCCAGATCCTGGTGATGCACGACGCCTTCGGCATCACCTCCGGCTATGTGCCCAAGTTCACCAAGAACTTCCTGGCCGAGACCGGCGATCTGCATGCCGCCGTCCGTCTCTACGTGAAACAGGTCAGCGAGGGCACCTTCCCCGGTCCCGAGCACTGCTTCAACTGA
- the folK gene encoding 2-amino-4-hydroxy-6-hydroxymethyldihydropteridine diphosphokinase, with protein MTEVFVAIGSNLGDPIAQARRAVTALAALPQTELLQASSLYGSRPMGPADQPDYVNAVVRLNTRLGPLALLDQLQRIELEQGRVRKDERWGPRTLDLDLLLYGEQVIQHERLTVPHYGMKEREFVLLPLAELAPALVLPCGTPLSELVARCPRNGLVILADATGA; from the coding sequence ATGACCGAGGTCTTCGTTGCCATCGGCTCCAACCTGGGGGATCCCATCGCCCAGGCCAGGCGCGCCGTCACCGCATTGGCGGCGTTGCCACAGACCGAATTGCTGCAGGCCTCATCGCTTTACGGCAGCCGCCCCATGGGCCCTGCCGATCAGCCGGACTACGTCAATGCCGTGGTGCGGCTCAATACCCGGCTCGGCCCCCTGGCCCTGCTGGATCAGCTGCAAAGAATCGAGTTGGAACAGGGACGTGTGCGCAAGGACGAGCGTTGGGGTCCAAGGACCCTGGATCTGGATCTGTTGCTCTATGGGGAGCAGGTCATCCAGCATGAACGCCTGACCGTCCCCCACTACGGCATGAAGGAGCGGGAATTCGTGCTGCTCCCCCTCGCCGAACTTGCGCCCGCTCTGGTACTGCCCTGCGGTACCCCGCTCTCCGAACTGGTCGCCCGCTGCCCGCGCAATGGTCTCGTGATCCTTGCCGACGCCACGGGTGCGTAG
- the dksA gene encoding RNA polymerase-binding protein DksA, which produces MPTGENRKSLGPLAIAGVEPYQVKAGEEYMNDQQKVHFRKILGAWRNQLMQEVDRTVDHMKDEAANFPDPVDRAAQEEEFALELRTRDRERKLIKKIEKTLLLLEEDDFGYCEHCGIEIGIRRLEARPTADLCVDCKTLAEIKEKQMAG; this is translated from the coding sequence ATGCCAACAGGCGAAAACAGGAAATCTCTGGGCCCCCTGGCCATTGCGGGTGTAGAGCCTTACCAGGTGAAAGCCGGTGAGGAGTACATGAATGACCAACAGAAGGTTCATTTCCGCAAAATCCTGGGAGCCTGGCGTAACCAACTGATGCAGGAAGTTGACCGCACCGTTGACCATATGAAGGATGAGGCTGCCAACTTCCCGGATCCAGTCGATCGCGCCGCGCAGGAAGAAGAGTTCGCGCTCGAACTGCGTACCCGCGACCGTGAACGCAAGCTGATCAAGAAGATCGAGAAGACCTTGCTGCTACTCGAAGAAGACGACTTTGGTTACTGCGAACACTGCGGTATCGAAATTGGTATTCGTCGCCTCGAAGCCCGTCCGACCGCCGACCTCTGTGTCGACTGCAAGACACTGGCTGAAATCAAGGAAAAACAGATGGCCGGCTGA
- a CDS encoding putative quinol monooxygenase codes for MSKKVYCIAQFQPKAGQEQALFQVLQGLEPNTLREDGCQQYIVTRHIPSPFAEGESFPIAFNEIWRDMASFEAHCQRAEIKTFFERHCLAEDGIVAKWNVCIYSDEPAHYDAPVF; via the coding sequence ATGTCCAAGAAGGTTTATTGCATCGCCCAGTTCCAGCCCAAGGCCGGTCAGGAGCAGGCGCTGTTCCAGGTGCTGCAGGGGCTCGAGCCCAACACCCTGCGGGAAGATGGCTGCCAGCAGTACATAGTCACCCGCCACATCCCCAGCCCCTTCGCCGAGGGCGAGAGCTTCCCCATCGCCTTCAACGAGATCTGGCGCGACATGGCGAGCTTCGAGGCTCACTGCCAGCGCGCCGAGATCAAGACCTTCTTCGAGCGCCATTGCCTCGCCGAAGACGGCATAGTTGCCAAGTGGAACGTCTGCATCTACAGCGATGAACCGGCGCACTACGACGCCCCCGTCTTCTGA
- the pcnB gene encoding polynucleotide adenylyltransferase PcnB, whose product MKRCTIFSQIANFCRKVLGKDDGEQSVESTLPVHVAGQRRTLSRDQHPISRKEISENALKVLYRLNKGGYDAYLVGGGVRDILLGKTPKDFDIATNATPEQIKALFSNCRLIGRRFRLAHIVFGRDVIEVATFRGHHHQVNTSKHVSAQSDEGMLLRDNVYGTIEEDAERRDFTVNALYYSAKDFTLHDFEGGIEDLAQRKLELIGDPETRYREDPVRMLRAVRFAAKLDMNISPRTAAPIKELASLLQDIPPARLFEETLKLFLAGDGLATYKLLREYGLFQPLFPQVAALFTPHGNSPFEQFIELALMDTDTRVREDKRVTPAFLYASLLWGAVEARARVLENESGLPWHDAFMLAINEVLDAQVRIIAVPRRFTTDVRDIWALQQRLTRRQGRHPERAMEHPKFRAAFDFLLLRNRVERGLGELASWWERYVESNPDVRPQLQREATRGGERTLQREATREGEGAPAPAGEKRSGNSNSRNRRRPRRRKPKAAE is encoded by the coding sequence ATGAAGAGGTGTACCATTTTTTCCCAGATCGCAAACTTTTGCCGCAAGGTGCTCGGCAAGGACGACGGCGAGCAGTCGGTTGAATCTACCCTGCCGGTCCACGTAGCCGGCCAGCGTCGAACCTTGAGCCGCGACCAGCACCCCATCTCGCGCAAAGAGATCAGCGAGAATGCGCTCAAGGTGCTCTACCGCCTGAACAAGGGTGGCTATGACGCCTACCTGGTCGGGGGTGGTGTCCGGGATATTCTGCTCGGGAAGACACCAAAGGATTTCGACATCGCCACCAACGCGACGCCGGAGCAGATCAAGGCATTGTTCAGCAACTGCCGCCTGATCGGCCGCCGTTTCCGCCTGGCGCACATCGTCTTTGGTCGTGACGTGATCGAAGTGGCCACCTTCCGGGGTCACCACCATCAGGTCAATACCAGCAAACATGTGTCGGCCCAGTCTGATGAAGGCATGCTGCTGCGCGACAACGTCTACGGCACCATCGAAGAGGATGCCGAGCGCCGTGACTTTACCGTCAACGCCCTCTACTACAGCGCCAAGGATTTCACCCTGCACGATTTCGAGGGTGGCATCGAGGATCTCGCCCAGCGCAAGCTGGAGCTGATCGGTGACCCCGAGACCCGCTACCGGGAAGATCCGGTGCGGATGCTGCGGGCCGTGCGCTTCGCCGCCAAGCTGGACATGAACATCAGCCCGCGTACCGCCGCCCCCATCAAGGAGCTGGCGTCGCTGCTGCAGGATATCCCGCCCGCCCGCCTGTTTGAGGAGACCCTCAAGCTGTTCCTGGCTGGCGATGGCCTGGCGACCTACAAGCTGCTGCGTGAATACGGGCTGTTCCAGCCGCTGTTCCCGCAGGTGGCCGCCCTGTTCACCCCCCATGGCAACTCGCCGTTCGAGCAGTTCATCGAGCTGGCGCTGATGGACACCGACACCCGGGTGCGTGAAGACAAGCGGGTCACCCCCGCCTTCCTCTACGCCTCCCTGTTGTGGGGCGCCGTCGAGGCCCGTGCCCGGGTGCTGGAAAACGAGAGCGGCCTGCCCTGGCACGACGCCTTCATGCTGGCCATCAACGAGGTGCTGGACGCCCAGGTACGGATCATCGCCGTGCCGCGCCGCTTCACCACAGACGTGCGCGACATCTGGGCGCTGCAACAGCGGCTGACCCGTCGTCAGGGCCGTCACCCCGAGCGGGCCATGGAGCATCCGAAGTTCCGCGCCGCCTTCGACTTCCTGTTGCTGCGCAACCGGGTCGAGCGTGGCCTCGGCGAACTCGCCAGCTGGTGGGAACGCTATGTGGAATCCAACCCGGATGTGCGCCCGCAACTGCAGCGGGAAGCGACCCGGGGCGGTGAGCGCACCCTGCAGCGGGAAGCGACCCGCGAGGGTGAAGGCGCACCGGCACCGGCTGGCGAGAAGCGCAGCGGCAACAGCAACAGCCGCAATCGTCGTCGCCCCCGTCGTCGCAAACCGAAAGCGGCCGAGTGA
- the panC gene encoding pantoate--beta-alanine ligase codes for MLVVNNPVDLREQIGQWRREGRTIAFVPTMGNLHQGHLTLVEQARRHGEKVVVSIFVNPLQFDKADDLANYPRTLEQDCAALQGAGVDLVFTPTPELMYPHGLASQTFVEVPGLSGLLEGALRPGHFRGVSTVVAKLFNLVQPDLACFGQKDYQQLALIRKMVADMAIPVEIVGVPTVRAQDGLALSSRNGYLSAAERALAPELARTMNWVAEQIEAGDHHLPSLVAQASQRLDNAGFRTDAIDIVDADTLESATEASERLVILMAAYLGKARLIDNCVVTLGA; via the coding sequence ATGTTGGTTGTGAACAATCCCGTCGATCTGCGTGAACAGATCGGTCAATGGCGCCGTGAAGGGCGCACCATCGCATTCGTGCCCACCATGGGCAATCTGCACCAGGGCCATCTCACTCTGGTTGAACAGGCGCGCCGCCACGGCGAGAAGGTGGTGGTCAGCATCTTCGTGAACCCGCTGCAGTTCGACAAGGCCGATGACCTCGCCAACTACCCGCGCACCCTGGAGCAGGATTGTGCCGCCCTGCAAGGGGCCGGCGTGGATCTGGTGTTCACACCGACCCCCGAGCTGATGTATCCCCACGGCCTGGCCAGCCAGACCTTCGTCGAGGTGCCCGGTCTCTCCGGCCTGCTGGAAGGGGCGCTGCGCCCCGGCCACTTCCGTGGCGTCAGTACAGTCGTCGCCAAGCTGTTCAACCTGGTCCAGCCGGACCTGGCCTGCTTCGGCCAGAAGGATTACCAGCAGCTGGCGCTGATCCGCAAGATGGTGGCCGACATGGCCATCCCGGTCGAGATCGTCGGCGTGCCGACGGTGCGAGCGCAGGACGGGCTGGCGCTGTCATCGCGCAACGGCTACCTCAGCGCCGCCGAGCGGGCCCTGGCCCCCGAGCTGGCCCGCACCATGAACTGGGTCGCCGAGCAGATCGAGGCCGGTGATCACCACCTGCCCTCCCTGGTGGCCCAGGCCAGCCAGCGCCTCGATAACGCCGGCTTCAGGACCGACGCCATCGACATCGTCGATGCCGATACGCTCGAATCGGCCACCGAGGCCAGCGAGCGGCTGGTGATCCTGATGGCCGCCTATCTGGGCAAGGCCCGCCTCATCGACAATTGTGTGGTCACGCTCGGGGCCTGA
- the gluQRS gene encoding tRNA glutamyl-Q(34) synthetase GluQRS translates to MALTPLSRPYVGRFAPSPSGPLHFGSLVAALGSFLQARAQRGRWLVRIEDIDPPREMAGASELILYTLEAHGLHWDGEVMYQSRRHARYDEIIERLYRAGDLYWCRCTRREIMAGGGLYGGHCRELRLAPAGCAARLRQRRPVYHFDDALQGRIAVPAALAEEDFIVRRRDGLYAYNLAVVVDDMDSGISEIVRGADLLEPTVRQIALYQTLGAGVPDWVHLPLAVLADGNKLSKQNHAPALSLDEVRPALWQALAFLGQCPPPELRSCRIEEIIGWGIEHWRLELVPRQPKIALASS, encoded by the coding sequence ATGGCCCTGACTCCCCTCTCCCGACCCTATGTCGGTCGCTTCGCTCCCTCCCCGTCCGGCCCGCTCCACTTCGGTTCGCTGGTGGCGGCCCTCGGCAGCTTCCTGCAGGCCAGGGCGCAAAGGGGACGCTGGCTGGTGCGCATCGAAGACATAGATCCGCCGCGGGAGATGGCCGGGGCCAGTGAGCTCATCCTCTATACCCTGGAGGCCCATGGCCTGCACTGGGATGGGGAGGTGATGTATCAGAGCCGGCGCCACGCCCGCTATGACGAGATCATCGAGCGGCTCTACCGGGCGGGGGACCTCTACTGGTGCCGCTGCACCCGGCGCGAGATCATGGCTGGCGGCGGCCTCTATGGCGGTCACTGCCGCGAGTTGAGGCTGGCACCGGCAGGCTGCGCCGCCCGCCTGCGCCAGCGACGCCCCGTCTATCATTTCGATGATGCGCTGCAGGGGAGGATAGCCGTGCCCGCCGCCCTGGCGGAGGAGGACTTTATCGTTCGCCGCCGCGACGGGCTCTATGCCTACAACCTGGCGGTGGTGGTGGATGACATGGACAGCGGCATCAGCGAGATAGTGCGCGGCGCCGATCTGCTGGAGCCCACGGTGCGCCAGATCGCGCTCTACCAGACGCTGGGGGCCGGCGTGCCCGACTGGGTACATTTGCCGCTGGCGGTGCTGGCGGATGGCAACAAGCTCTCCAAGCAGAACCACGCCCCGGCACTGTCCCTCGACGAGGTGAGGCCGGCGCTGTGGCAGGCGCTCGCCTTCCTCGGCCAGTGCCCGCCCCCCGAGCTGCGAAGCTGCCGCATCGAGGAGATCATCGGCTGGGGAATAGAACACTGGCGGCTGGAGCTTGTCCCCCGCCAGCCAAAGATCGCCCTGGCGAGCAGCTGA
- the sfsA gene encoding DNA/RNA nuclease SfsA, whose protein sequence is MIFDPPLQSGLLVSRYKRFLTDVLLDDGEQITIHCANTGAMTGCADPGTRVWYSTSNNPKRKLAHSWEIAESPAGHFICVNTARANQIARELIEQAALAPLAGYARLRTEVKYGEENSRIDLLLEDDHKPDCYIEVKSVTLLDERAAPGMGYFPDAVTTRGAKHLRELMVMKAAGHRAVLLFMVLHSGIARMRPATHIDPHYSQLIEQAMAAGVEILCYRPHVGVQSMVAQGFIPFESGHLQPEGSE, encoded by the coding sequence ATGATTTTCGATCCCCCTCTGCAATCCGGCCTGCTGGTCTCCCGCTACAAGCGCTTCCTGACCGACGTGCTGCTGGACGATGGCGAGCAGATCACCATCCACTGCGCCAATACCGGTGCCATGACCGGTTGCGCCGATCCGGGCACCCGGGTCTGGTACTCCACCTCCAACAATCCCAAGCGCAAGCTGGCCCACAGCTGGGAGATCGCCGAAAGCCCGGCGGGGCACTTCATCTGCGTCAACACCGCCCGCGCCAACCAGATTGCCCGCGAGCTGATCGAGCAGGCGGCGCTGGCCCCCTTGGCGGGCTATGCCAGGCTGCGCACCGAGGTGAAATATGGCGAGGAGAACAGCCGCATCGATCTGCTGCTGGAGGATGACCACAAGCCCGATTGCTACATAGAGGTCAAGTCCGTCACCCTGCTCGACGAGCGGGCGGCGCCGGGGATGGGCTACTTCCCGGATGCGGTCACCACCCGGGGCGCCAAGCACCTGCGCGAGCTGATGGTCATGAAGGCGGCGGGGCATCGCGCCGTGTTGTTATTCATGGTATTGCACTCCGGAATAGCGCGGATGCGTCCTGCAACCCACATAGATCCGCACTATAGTCAGCTTATTGAGCAAGCCATGGCGGCAGGGGTTGAAATTTTATGCTATCGCCCCCATGTTGGGGTGCAGAGCATGGTGGCCCAAGGCTTTATTCCGTTTGAATCTGGCCACCTGCAACCCGAGGGCAGCGAATAA
- the thpR gene encoding RNA 2',3'-cyclic phosphodiesterase, with amino-acid sequence MAKLFFALPLHETAPELIDWRDRRPWPGLPVPEINLHLTLAFLGEADEVTQARLMAAAERQHCPPLRIPLDQTGWFHRAKAAWVGPSEWPNELNVLAKALRRHGERLGLGNGEQGYRPHVTLSRKAGEAPAELPAPDFVLTADHFCLYRSVSTPDGVCYQPLACWPLRARAKADTREDLA; translated from the coding sequence ATGGCCAAACTCTTCTTTGCCCTGCCCCTGCACGAGACTGCCCCCGAGCTGATCGACTGGCGTGACCGACGCCCCTGGCCCGGCCTGCCGGTGCCGGAGATCAACCTGCACCTGACCCTGGCCTTTCTCGGTGAAGCCGACGAGGTCACCCAGGCCAGGCTGATGGCCGCCGCCGAGCGTCAACACTGCCCGCCGCTGCGCATCCCGCTGGATCAGACCGGCTGGTTCCATCGCGCCAAGGCCGCCTGGGTGGGGCCCAGCGAGTGGCCGAACGAGTTGAATGTGCTGGCCAAAGCGCTGCGGCGCCACGGCGAGAGGCTGGGCCTTGGCAACGGCGAGCAGGGTTATCGCCCCCACGTCACCCTGTCGCGCAAGGCCGGCGAGGCCCCCGCCGAGCTGCCGGCGCCGGATTTCGTGCTGACCGCCGATCACTTCTGCCTCTATCGCTCCGTCAGCACGCCGGACGGGGTCTGCTACCAGCCGCTCGCCTGCTGGCCCCTGCGCGCCCGCGCCAAGGCGGACACGCGAGAAGACCTGGCCTGA